In the Quercus lobata isolate SW786 chromosome 5, ValleyOak3.0 Primary Assembly, whole genome shotgun sequence genome, one interval contains:
- the LOC115992020 gene encoding uncharacterized protein LOC115992020, which yields MASPISFLSILIIPLLVTPLFYDVSNADQALVEKICAQSMDHDYCVSVILSDPEGLTNVLYRLGLVITSVSLKLIPTINGEIGNALIKATNPLVRTRITSCQADIDGIIEDFNQARTAAGSQSYHEEAKYLSYAQDKIAACNARFKAAPATSSPITSNTFKIEALIGISAIILTATTTSHR from the coding sequence atggcctcTCCAATTAGTTTCCTATCAATCTTGATAATCCCTCTACTAGTTACCCCTCTTTTCTATGATGTTTCTAATGCAGATCAAGCCCTTGTTGAAAAGATTTGCGCACAGTCCATGGACCATGATTACTGCGTGTCAGTTATACTTTCAGACCCAGAGGGTCTTACAAATGTTCTATATAGGCTGGGACTCGTTATTACTTCTGTAAGCTTGAAGTTAATACCAACTATCAATGGTGAAATTGGAAATGCTCTTATAAAAGCCACAAACCCATTGGTTAGGACACGAATTACGTCTTGCCAAGCCGATATAGATGGTATAATCGAAGATTTTAATCAAGCAAGAACTGCTGCAGGTTCACAATCCTACCACGAAGAGGCAAAATATCTTTCATATGCACAAGATAAAATTGCAGCATGTAATGCCCGATTTAAGGCCGCCCCGGCTACTTCATCACCAATAACAAGTAACACTTTCAAAATAGAGGCGCTAATCGGTATTTCTGCTATTATTCTTACTGCGACAACAACATCTCATAGATAA